From a region of the Chitinophaga caseinilytica genome:
- a CDS encoding glycerophosphodiester phosphodiesterase: MRLRYRFMIPALLAAAAVNGQAPAFHLDNYTIPKGKSGAVIGQVFTPQGPASGVKVAEDTSGLFMIGKKGEVRLKKKKSIGESSAVQYAVTLELGGQQESFIFVKDDFARNKIVAHRGAWKHTEGSQNSITSLREASRLGCEGSEFDVWLSKDGIPVLSHDPHIGGKVVEETNIADLVSIDLKNGDKVPTFEQYLEEGKKQNITRLVLELKPSKTGRGEELAQKCYDLIRQHKSQAWMLYISFDYNICKKIVALDPHAKVAYLNGDKSPAELKADGIWGFDYNWKTIDKDMTIFQQAKKNNVTVNIWTVNDPAQMETYLKAGADFLTTDEPEIALEKSKK; the protein is encoded by the coding sequence ATGCGTCTACGTTATCGATTCATGATTCCGGCATTACTGGCCGCAGCAGCGGTGAACGGGCAGGCACCCGCATTCCATCTGGACAATTATACCATTCCGAAAGGCAAGTCCGGCGCGGTGATCGGACAGGTGTTCACGCCGCAGGGGCCTGCATCGGGCGTGAAAGTTGCGGAAGACACTTCCGGGCTTTTCATGATCGGGAAAAAAGGTGAAGTGCGGTTAAAGAAGAAGAAAAGCATCGGCGAATCATCTGCCGTACAATATGCGGTAACCCTGGAACTGGGTGGCCAGCAGGAATCGTTCATTTTCGTGAAGGACGATTTCGCGCGGAACAAGATCGTTGCGCACCGCGGTGCCTGGAAACATACAGAAGGCAGCCAGAATTCCATTACATCGCTGCGCGAAGCGTCGCGCCTGGGCTGTGAAGGCTCCGAGTTCGACGTATGGCTGTCGAAAGACGGCATCCCGGTACTGTCCCACGACCCCCATATCGGCGGTAAAGTCGTGGAAGAGACGAACATCGCGGACCTCGTTTCCATCGACCTCAAAAACGGCGATAAAGTGCCCACATTCGAGCAATACCTCGAAGAAGGCAAAAAGCAGAACATCACCCGCCTCGTGCTGGAGCTGAAGCCTTCGAAAACCGGTCGTGGCGAAGAACTGGCCCAAAAATGCTACGACCTCATCCGCCAGCACAAATCGCAGGCCTGGATGCTGTATATCAGCTTCGATTACAATATCTGCAAAAAGATCGTGGCGCTCGATCCCCACGCCAAGGTGGCCTATCTCAACGGCGACAAATCGCCCGCGGAACTGAAGGCCGACGGGATCTGGGGCTTCGATTACAACTGGAAGACCATCGACAAGGACATGACCATCTTCCAGCAAGCCAAAAAGAACAACGTGACCGTCAACATCTGGACCGTCAACGACCCGGCGCAAATGGAGACGTATCTCAAGGCCGGGGCCGATTTCCTGACGACGGACGAGCCGGAAATCGCACTGGAAAAGTCAAAAAAATAA